From a region of the Actinopolymorpha singaporensis genome:
- a CDS encoding 5'-nucleotidase C-terminal domain-containing protein produces the protein MTFPGLVEQAKVWVPKMRRAGCDVVIVSAHSGADTSSSYGDALPWPENASTLVAEQVPGIDAILVGHAHLEIPERFVTNKETGAQVVLTEPSYWGRRLSLIELDLRWSAQHGWQVVGRGSQVLNSNTVPEDPEIVALLKGDHDDVVTYVNSPIGTSKVAMSAATARYEDTPALDFVNHVQADAVKNALAGSAAADLPVLSIAAPFNKGAQIPAGQVSVRDVAGLYIYDNTLLAVRFTGAQLKAYLEQSATYFKQVSGVGPYAPDDVTNAPTATAPKGTPDYNYDVVSGLDAPLTYDIDIAKPVGQRITNLSYAGAPVAAGQEFALAVNNYRQSGGGNFPGVSTAEVLYNAQVEIRQLLIDWVTAAGEVDPTVFFSRDWQLVANGTPVIIQP, from the coding sequence ATGACTTTCCCCGGCCTGGTCGAGCAGGCGAAGGTCTGGGTGCCGAAGATGCGCCGGGCCGGCTGTGACGTCGTGATCGTGTCCGCGCATTCCGGCGCCGACACCTCCTCCTCCTACGGCGACGCCCTGCCCTGGCCGGAGAACGCCTCCACCCTCGTGGCCGAGCAGGTGCCCGGCATCGACGCCATCCTGGTCGGGCACGCCCACCTGGAGATCCCGGAGCGGTTCGTCACCAACAAGGAGACCGGCGCGCAGGTCGTCCTCACCGAGCCCTCCTACTGGGGCCGCCGGCTGAGCCTGATCGAGCTCGACCTGCGCTGGTCCGCGCAGCACGGCTGGCAGGTGGTGGGCCGCGGTTCGCAGGTGCTCAACTCCAACACCGTTCCCGAGGACCCCGAGATCGTGGCGCTGCTCAAGGGCGACCACGACGACGTGGTGACCTACGTCAACTCGCCGATCGGCACGTCCAAGGTGGCGATGTCGGCGGCGACCGCGCGTTACGAGGACACCCCGGCGCTGGACTTCGTCAACCACGTCCAGGCGGACGCCGTCAAGAATGCGCTGGCGGGCTCCGCCGCCGCCGACCTGCCGGTGCTGTCCATCGCCGCGCCGTTCAACAAGGGCGCACAGATCCCGGCCGGTCAGGTGTCGGTGCGCGACGTCGCCGGCCTCTACATCTACGACAACACCCTGCTCGCGGTGCGTTTCACCGGTGCCCAGCTGAAGGCGTATCTCGAGCAGTCCGCGACCTACTTCAAGCAGGTAAGCGGCGTGGGGCCCTACGCGCCGGACGACGTGACGAACGCGCCGACCGCGACCGCTCCGAAGGGCACGCCGGACTACAACTACGACGTCGTGAGCGGTCTGGACGCACCGTTGACCTACGACATCGACATCGCCAAACCGGTGGGCCAGCGCATCACCAACCTCAGCTACGCCGGCGCGCCGGTGGCCGCCGGCCAGGAGTTCGCGCTCGCGGTCAACAACTACCGCCAGTCCGGGGGCGGCAACTTCCCGGGCGTGAGCACCGCCGAGGTGCTCTACAACGCCCAGGTGGAGATCCGGCAGTTGCTGATCGACTGGGTGACCGCGGCCGGCGAGGTCGACCCGACGGTCTTCTTCTCCCGAGACTGGCAGCTGGTGGCCAACGGAACCCCGGTGATCATTCAGCCGTAA
- a CDS encoding aminotransferase class I/II-fold pyridoxal phosphate-dependent enzyme, with protein sequence MSSRYCIVGATSNAIATSVESGVRSGDLAPGTKLPAVRTLAGDLDVSPGTVAAAYRTLRQRGVIETDGRRGTRVRAVPTVASRSRTRLPVPPGARNLSVGGPDPALLPSLRSPLRHIPPDPVTYGSGSGMRPELAELARRRLVADGVPADDLTVTSGCLAAVERVLDAHLSPGDLVVVEDPGWANLFDLLAAMGLPVVPVPVDDDGPDPEAVEQALRRGARALVVTSRAQNPFGSQVSEHRATRLRGILDRHRDVLVVEDDHAAELAAEPLRSLAGATAHWAMVRSVSKPYGPDLRCAVLAGDSETIGRVEGRQAVVTRWVSTILQNLVVALWQDEAVAEQVARAGALYDERRDALVAALARRGVAAHGRSGLNVWVPVADETAVCARLLEEGWVVAPGAAHRVRSSPGVRITVAGLPVEDADQLADAVAAATRPARGPYAV encoded by the coding sequence GTGTCTTCACGATATTGCATCGTCGGCGCGACGTCGAACGCAATTGCCACCAGCGTGGAGTCCGGGGTCCGCTCCGGCGACCTGGCGCCGGGGACGAAGCTGCCCGCGGTGCGCACGCTGGCCGGCGACCTGGACGTGAGCCCCGGCACCGTGGCGGCCGCCTACCGCACGCTGCGCCAGCGGGGTGTGATCGAGACCGACGGGCGACGCGGTACGCGAGTCCGCGCGGTGCCCACCGTCGCCAGCCGGTCCCGTACCCGGCTGCCGGTGCCGCCGGGCGCACGGAACCTGTCCGTCGGCGGGCCCGACCCGGCGCTACTGCCGTCGCTGCGCTCACCCCTGCGGCACATCCCGCCCGACCCGGTGACCTACGGGTCGGGTTCCGGCATGCGGCCCGAACTCGCCGAGCTGGCTCGGCGGCGGCTGGTCGCCGACGGGGTTCCCGCCGACGATCTCACCGTCACCAGCGGCTGCCTGGCCGCCGTCGAACGCGTTCTCGACGCGCATCTGTCGCCCGGTGACCTGGTGGTCGTGGAGGATCCCGGCTGGGCGAACCTGTTCGATCTGCTGGCCGCGATGGGGTTGCCTGTCGTACCCGTTCCCGTCGACGACGACGGCCCCGACCCCGAGGCAGTGGAGCAGGCGCTGCGTCGGGGTGCCCGGGCGCTGGTGGTCACCAGCCGGGCGCAGAACCCGTTCGGCTCCCAGGTGAGCGAGCACAGAGCGACGCGGCTGCGCGGGATTCTCGACCGGCACCGGGACGTGCTGGTCGTCGAGGACGACCACGCCGCCGAACTCGCGGCCGAGCCGCTTCGGTCGCTGGCCGGGGCGACGGCGCACTGGGCGATGGTGCGGTCGGTTTCCAAGCCGTACGGGCCGGACCTGCGCTGTGCCGTGCTCGCCGGGGACAGCGAGACGATCGGACGGGTCGAGGGCCGGCAGGCAGTGGTGACGCGATGGGTGTCGACGATCCTGCAGAACCTCGTCGTCGCCCTGTGGCAGGACGAGGCCGTCGCCGAACAGGTGGCGCGGGCGGGTGCCCTCTACGACGAACGCCGGGACGCCCTGGTCGCCGCCCTCGCCCGGCGCGGGGTGGCCGCACACGGCCGCTCGGGCCTGAACGTGTGGGTACCGGTCGCGGACGAGACCGCCGTGTGCGCGCGGTTGCTGGAGGAGGGGTGGGTGGTGGCCCCGGGCGCGGCCCACCGGGTGCGGAGTTCGCCCGGCGTACGGATCACCGTCGCCGGGCTGCCGGTCGAGGACGCGGACCAGCTGGCCGACGCGGTCGCCGCGGCCACCCGGCCCGCCCGCGGCCCGTACGCCGTCTAG
- a CDS encoding GNAT family N-acetyltransferase: protein MVQTSAAEPGTAEHGASEPGASEPGASEPAHETGPAPADRWFETPVLSGDHVRLEPMSLAHAEGLAAAADDQVFEHLRIRQVPRTREEGEAFVRAVLAQRDRRVLLPWTQVDAVTGEVAGTTSYYEVDPDLRTVAIGHTWLGRRWWRTGVNTEAKLLLLRRAFDDLGAVRVVWHTDLRNERSQAAIARLGAQREGVLRKHRLRRDGSWRDTVQFAMTDDDWPQVRDRLSARLRPAAC, encoded by the coding sequence ATGGTCCAGACCTCCGCCGCCGAACCCGGGACCGCCGAACACGGCGCCTCCGAACCCGGCGCCTCCGAACCCGGCGCCTCCGAACCCGCCCACGAGACCGGGCCGGCACCTGCCGACCGGTGGTTCGAGACGCCCGTGCTGTCCGGTGACCACGTACGCCTGGAACCCATGTCCCTCGCCCACGCCGAAGGGCTCGCGGCCGCCGCCGACGACCAGGTCTTCGAGCACCTCCGGATCCGGCAGGTGCCGAGGACCCGTGAGGAGGGCGAGGCCTTCGTGCGCGCGGTCCTCGCGCAGCGGGACAGGCGCGTGCTCCTTCCCTGGACCCAGGTCGACGCGGTGACCGGTGAGGTGGCGGGCACCACGTCGTACTACGAGGTCGACCCGGACCTGCGCACGGTCGCGATCGGCCACACCTGGCTCGGCCGACGCTGGTGGCGCACTGGCGTCAACACCGAGGCGAAGCTGCTCCTGCTCCGCCGGGCGTTCGACGACCTCGGCGCGGTGCGGGTCGTGTGGCACACCGACCTCCGGAACGAGCGTTCCCAGGCCGCGATCGCCCGGCTCGGTGCACAGCGCGAAGGCGTGCTGCGCAAGCACAGGTTGCGCCGGGACGGCAGCTGGCGCGACACCGTGCAGTTCGCGATGACCGACGACGACTGGCCCCAGGTGCGCGACCGCCTGTCCGCACGGCTGCGGCCCGCGGCATGCTGA
- a CDS encoding FMN-binding negative transcriptional regulator: MLIHPWDEADEEEWRGFLAEHDFGQLIAGGRDRDLPVVVPTHFVFDGDRTVWLHLARPNPVWAPLAEHPRAVLTVVDDYVYAPARWQAPPGTPPEQGVPTSFYATVQLACDVRVVDDPEEKAAVLNRQLAHFEPGSGRAPVPTEADRRLLSGLRALELTVTGVRAKFKYAGNKQAEHRREIAAGLAARAGRSDDRARAHLLRRSERAADRPTRPAQR, encoded by the coding sequence ATGCTGATCCACCCGTGGGACGAGGCCGACGAGGAGGAGTGGCGCGGCTTCCTGGCCGAGCACGACTTCGGCCAGCTCATCGCCGGCGGGCGCGACCGTGACCTGCCGGTGGTCGTACCCACGCACTTCGTCTTCGACGGCGACCGGACGGTCTGGCTGCATCTGGCCCGGCCCAACCCGGTGTGGGCGCCGCTGGCCGAACACCCACGCGCCGTGCTCACCGTGGTCGACGACTACGTGTACGCGCCCGCGCGCTGGCAGGCGCCGCCGGGCACCCCGCCCGAGCAGGGCGTGCCGACGTCGTTCTACGCCACTGTCCAGCTGGCCTGCGACGTGCGTGTGGTCGACGACCCGGAGGAGAAGGCGGCCGTCCTCAACCGGCAGCTGGCCCACTTCGAGCCCGGCTCCGGCCGCGCGCCCGTGCCCACCGAGGCCGACCGGCGGCTGCTGTCGGGTCTGCGGGCGCTGGAGCTCACCGTGACCGGCGTACGGGCGAAGTTCAAGTACGCGGGGAACAAGCAGGCCGAGCACCGCCGGGAGATCGCCGCCGGGCTGGCCGCGCGCGCCGGGCGGTCCGACGACCGGGCCAGGGCGCACCTGCTGCGCCGGTCGGAGCGGGCCGCGGACCGGCCGACGCGACCGGCTCAGCGGTAG
- a CDS encoding ABC transporter ATP-binding protein gives MAERTTDHGTPPVGRLRTARVMLGLAWAADPRRSVLAFVLFTVQALVAALFGWWLKLLLDGLTDHDDMRTVVAALAVTGSIVGGAALDYAGTRVRMALNERAHHLVERRLALTVAHTPTLEIHETPAHLTQLEILVDDSWEFGEAIPSLVDAANATVRVVTTAILLVSVHPLLLVLPLFGLPMVLLSRHTSGLFDLGNELAAEPARRANDLWELATAAGSAKETRLFRLGDRILTGFHAEHRKIQAIHRRLQVRGQLIGLGAQLAFLVGYFGSIVFVVGQAVRGHNSVGDVLLTAVLAGQVLGLVGNSAEIVQRTARTLTAASRFVYLEDVARRARRAVDETVPLPSRLSSGIHLRGLSYRYPHRDADVLHDIDLDLPAGATVAVVGDNGAGKTTLVNLLAGLYVPTAGRIEVDGADLATLDPERWRLRVSAAFQDHARWEFSVRETVGIGDLSAVDDETAAAAALERAGAGDLPDTLPAGLDTQLGAQWPAGVELSGGQWQKLAIGRGMMRPAPLLLLLDEPTAALDAETEHRLFERWTVAARELRAATGAVTVLVSHRFSTVRMADLIVVLDRGRIVESGTHAELVSLGGLYAELFELQAASYR, from the coding sequence ATGGCTGAGCGGACCACGGACCACGGCACTCCCCCGGTGGGCCGACTGCGCACCGCCCGGGTGATGCTCGGCCTGGCGTGGGCGGCCGACCCCCGCCGGTCCGTCCTCGCGTTCGTTCTGTTCACCGTGCAGGCACTGGTGGCGGCGCTGTTCGGCTGGTGGCTCAAGCTGCTGCTCGACGGCCTCACCGACCACGACGACATGCGCACCGTCGTCGCCGCGCTCGCGGTCACCGGCTCGATCGTCGGCGGCGCCGCGCTGGACTACGCCGGCACGCGGGTCCGGATGGCGCTCAACGAACGCGCACACCACCTGGTCGAACGCCGCCTCGCGCTCACCGTGGCACACACGCCGACCCTGGAGATCCACGAGACGCCCGCACACCTCACCCAGCTGGAGATCCTCGTCGACGACAGCTGGGAGTTCGGCGAGGCGATCCCGTCACTGGTCGACGCGGCCAACGCCACGGTCCGGGTGGTGACGACCGCCATCCTGCTGGTGAGCGTGCATCCGCTGCTGCTCGTGCTGCCTCTGTTCGGCCTGCCGATGGTGTTGCTGAGCCGGCACACCAGCGGGTTGTTCGACCTCGGCAACGAACTCGCCGCCGAGCCTGCCCGCCGCGCGAACGACCTGTGGGAACTGGCCACCGCCGCCGGGTCCGCGAAGGAAACGAGGCTGTTCCGGCTGGGCGACCGGATCCTCACCGGGTTCCACGCCGAGCACCGGAAGATCCAGGCCATCCACCGTCGGCTGCAGGTCAGGGGGCAGCTGATCGGACTCGGCGCCCAGCTCGCGTTCCTGGTGGGGTACTTCGGGTCGATCGTCTTCGTCGTCGGCCAGGCGGTGCGCGGTCACAACAGCGTCGGCGACGTGCTGCTCACCGCCGTGCTCGCGGGACAGGTGCTCGGCCTGGTCGGCAACTCCGCCGAGATCGTCCAGCGGACCGCCCGGACGCTCACCGCGGCCAGCCGGTTCGTCTACCTCGAGGACGTCGCCCGCCGCGCCCGGCGGGCCGTCGACGAGACCGTGCCGCTGCCGTCGCGGCTCTCCTCCGGAATCCACCTCCGCGGGCTGAGCTACCGCTACCCGCACCGCGACGCCGACGTACTCCACGACATCGACCTGGACCTCCCGGCGGGTGCCACCGTCGCGGTGGTCGGCGACAACGGCGCCGGCAAGACGACGCTGGTCAACCTGCTCGCCGGACTTTACGTCCCTACCGCCGGGCGGATCGAGGTCGACGGCGCGGACCTCGCCACGCTGGACCCCGAACGCTGGCGGCTGCGAGTGTCGGCGGCGTTCCAGGACCACGCGCGGTGGGAGTTCTCCGTACGTGAGACCGTCGGGATCGGCGACCTGTCCGCGGTGGACGACGAGACCGCGGCGGCGGCCGCCCTGGAGCGGGCCGGCGCGGGCGACCTGCCCGACACCCTGCCGGCCGGGCTGGACACCCAGCTGGGCGCCCAGTGGCCGGCGGGGGTGGAACTGTCCGGTGGGCAGTGGCAGAAGCTCGCCATCGGCAGGGGCATGATGCGCCCGGCCCCGCTGCTGTTGTTGCTGGACGAACCCACCGCGGCCCTGGACGCCGAGACCGAGCACCGGCTCTTCGAACGCTGGACCGTCGCCGCCCGTGAACTGCGGGCGGCGACCGGCGCGGTGACGGTGCTGGTGTCGCACAGGTTCTCGACCGTACGGATGGCCGACCTGATCGTCGTCCTCGACCGTGGCCGGATCGTGGAGTCCGGTACGCACGCCGAACTCGTGTCCCTGGGCGGCCTGTACGCGGAGTTGTTCGAACTCCAGGCCGCCTCCTACCGCTGA
- a CDS encoding ABC transporter ATP-binding protein produces the protein MPQSAPGKSGDQPVDQSDRRPDDQPESAHRRAARRAALGVLVRAFPGWTGLLAALALVGGALPSVFALLVGRLVDLVPDAVRGGFSSPDGRRIVTTLVLVGSLLLAQEIVRMVRELVSTELYRRFDEYLLSRVMTTILRVPRLDLFEDPALAAATDRAVRIARFGPGELVSGLSAKWAGQAQGLAATAVAAYVWPVAAVVLAPLWIVLGHHLRADSFRANPFWTEPLRRAGYLKRLAMMPEWAKELRIFGLAERLVDRFGVEWRQVMEQLWRTRRVGYRVSGTLFGLALLANVAVMVIAARSALAGGLAIGSLAVLVQSMFGMSQLASQDGDVWIENGAVPVPDVLAHERLAATRVLTNVPSRTARGLPAREISFERVHFRYPGRESPVFTDLDLTIEAGRSLAVVGLNGAGKTTLTKLLTGLSLPQAGRIRVDGVDLADLEPMSWRRSVAAIFQDFVHYPLPARDNIGFGAVEALADPGLADLSRVDEQIRAAARRAGADQILEGLPDGLDTYLSRRHTGGVDLSGGQWQRIALARAMAAVSAGARVLVLDEPTAHLDVRAEADLYDRFLDLTSGLTAIVISHRFSTVRRADRIVVLDGGRIVEDGTHDELLAANGRYASLFRTQALRYADEAQATHRPHTTAAGDG, from the coding sequence GTGCCCCAGAGTGCCCCCGGCAAATCCGGTGACCAGCCTGTCGACCAGTCCGACAGGCGGCCGGACGACCAGCCTGAGAGCGCCCACCGGCGAGCTGCCCGGCGGGCGGCGCTCGGCGTTCTGGTCCGGGCCTTCCCCGGCTGGACCGGCCTGCTGGCTGCCCTGGCCCTCGTGGGCGGCGCCCTGCCGTCGGTGTTCGCGCTGCTGGTCGGCCGGCTGGTCGACCTGGTGCCGGACGCCGTACGCGGCGGGTTCTCCTCACCCGACGGGCGCCGGATCGTCACCACGCTCGTCCTGGTCGGCAGCCTTCTCCTGGCCCAGGAGATCGTCCGGATGGTACGTGAACTGGTCTCGACCGAGCTCTACCGCAGGTTCGACGAGTACCTCCTGAGCCGGGTGATGACCACGATCCTCCGCGTACCCCGGCTGGACCTGTTCGAGGACCCGGCGCTGGCCGCGGCCACCGACCGGGCGGTACGGATCGCACGGTTCGGCCCGGGTGAACTGGTGAGCGGGCTGTCCGCCAAGTGGGCCGGCCAGGCGCAGGGCCTGGCCGCTACCGCGGTCGCCGCGTACGTCTGGCCGGTCGCGGCCGTGGTGCTCGCACCGTTGTGGATCGTCCTGGGTCACCACCTGCGGGCCGACTCCTTCCGCGCGAACCCGTTCTGGACCGAGCCGCTGCGGCGCGCCGGCTACCTGAAACGGCTGGCGATGATGCCGGAGTGGGCGAAGGAACTCCGGATCTTCGGCCTCGCGGAACGGCTTGTGGATCGCTTCGGTGTCGAGTGGCGCCAGGTGATGGAGCAGCTGTGGCGTACTCGCCGGGTCGGCTACCGCGTGTCGGGGACGCTGTTCGGCCTGGCCCTGCTGGCCAACGTGGCGGTCATGGTGATCGCCGCGCGCTCGGCGCTGGCCGGCGGGCTGGCGATCGGCTCGCTGGCCGTCCTGGTGCAGTCGATGTTCGGCATGTCCCAGCTCGCCTCCCAGGACGGTGACGTGTGGATCGAGAACGGCGCCGTGCCGGTGCCCGACGTTCTCGCCCACGAACGTCTGGCGGCCACCCGCGTGCTCACGAACGTGCCCTCGCGCACCGCTCGCGGCCTGCCCGCACGTGAGATCAGCTTCGAACGTGTGCACTTCCGCTATCCAGGCCGGGAAAGTCCGGTGTTCACCGACCTCGATCTCACCATCGAGGCGGGCCGTTCGCTGGCCGTCGTCGGGCTGAACGGCGCCGGCAAGACGACGTTGACAAAGTTGCTCACCGGCTTGTCGCTGCCGCAGGCGGGCCGGATCCGCGTCGACGGCGTCGACCTGGCCGACCTGGAGCCGATGTCGTGGCGGCGTTCGGTCGCGGCGATCTTCCAGGACTTCGTGCACTATCCGCTGCCGGCACGGGACAACATCGGGTTCGGCGCGGTGGAGGCGCTGGCCGACCCCGGCCTGGCTGACCTTTCCCGCGTGGACGAGCAGATCCGGGCGGCCGCGCGACGGGCCGGCGCGGACCAGATCCTCGAGGGCCTGCCCGACGGGCTGGACACCTACCTGTCCCGCCGGCACACCGGCGGGGTCGACCTGTCCGGCGGGCAGTGGCAGCGGATCGCGCTGGCCCGGGCGATGGCCGCGGTGAGCGCCGGCGCCCGGGTGCTGGTCCTGGACGAGCCGACCGCCCACCTCGACGTCCGTGCGGAGGCCGACCTGTACGACCGGTTCCTGGACCTCACCTCCGGGCTCACCGCGATCGTGATCAGCCACCGGTTCTCGACCGTACGCCGCGCCGACCGGATCGTGGTCCTGGACGGGGGGCGCATCGTGGAGGACGGAACCCACGACGAGCTGCTGGCGGCGAACGGCCGGTACGCCTCGCTGTTCCGTACCCAGGCCCTCCGCTACGCCGACGAAGCGCAGGCCACCCACCGACCGCACACCACGGCGGCCGGCGATGGCTGA
- a CDS encoding molybdopterin cofactor-binding domain-containing protein, with protein sequence MTSATSATTAGPISTVVNDAPTDLDLEPETPLVTVLRNDLGLRGVRQGCAIGECGACVVLVDGRAERSCQLPLSAVAGRRVTTPEGLGTPDRPHPIQQAFLDRQAAQCGYCLNGIIMSTAALLDGVTPGDAASEGPGGSPHLSEEEIQAALAEHLCRCGTHHRILRTIRELAGREQPSPLPPIRMGGEPNAVDGREAQDTQGAPEVAADIRADQAEEVPADEAEEIPGDARKEHPAEQDRPAAPLPGGLATAPNVEDWLRPLPDGRIEVRSGRVELGQGVRTALAQVVAAELGVPLERLVVRSAATDGTPDEGYTAGSNSLEAGGAALARAAVAYRRLAAQNGDADGGDPPTGPIRPDDVPRWAGGPVGEAAPRSDLPAKLTGAPAYVHDLALPGMLYARALLPPRENAWPAAVDLSVAKDLPGVEAVVHDGRLLLVVASREEVAARAVRRIAGTTRWEAGPPRPGVGPGAGPTAQTNAPVRTPVVEESGVEQALESGRVIRASYAKPYEAHASVAPSSALALVEPDRTTVWTHSQGVYPLRRELAAAFGLAEDALTVRHVDGPGCYGHNGADDAAGFAVAAARAVPGRPVRFQYAVQDEFGWEPYGPPMSADLAASLGADGRVTGWRHRIRTDAHTARPHGTGDRLVVSWLRANAEPRPWSGGGEGGVRSAEPLYELGARDIVGEYAPGPLRTSALRSLGGYFNTFAIESFMDELAEAAGADPVAFRLAHLRDERARAVLEAAAAHAGWRERVGPSGRGQGVAVTRYKSSKAYVAQVAEVDVDGATGSVAVRRVVVACDAGVVVNPDGLRNQLEGGVLQGLSRALYEQVRHDRDGVRSLDWTTYPVLRFADVPALEVVLLDRPGRPPLGAGEASTPTTPAALANAVDDAVGIRVRELPLTPDRLRARLEELTDAELARVRT encoded by the coding sequence GTGACCAGTGCGACCAGTGCGACCACTGCCGGCCCGATCTCGACGGTCGTCAACGACGCGCCCACCGACCTCGACCTGGAGCCGGAGACCCCGCTGGTCACCGTGCTGCGTAACGACCTCGGACTGCGCGGCGTTCGGCAGGGGTGTGCGATCGGCGAGTGCGGTGCGTGTGTGGTCCTCGTCGACGGACGCGCCGAACGTTCGTGTCAGCTTCCGCTGTCCGCGGTGGCCGGCCGGCGGGTCACCACCCCGGAGGGTTTGGGAACTCCCGACCGTCCGCACCCGATCCAGCAGGCGTTCCTCGACCGGCAGGCGGCCCAGTGCGGTTACTGCCTGAACGGCATAATCATGTCCACCGCGGCCCTGCTCGACGGTGTCACGCCCGGCGATGCGGCGTCCGAGGGACCCGGCGGTTCGCCCCACCTGTCCGAGGAAGAGATCCAGGCCGCGCTGGCCGAGCACCTGTGCCGCTGCGGCACACACCACCGGATTCTGCGCACCATCCGCGAACTCGCCGGCCGCGAGCAGCCCTCGCCCCTCCCGCCGATCCGGATGGGCGGCGAGCCGAACGCGGTCGACGGCCGGGAAGCCCAGGACACGCAGGGCGCACCGGAGGTGGCGGCCGACATCCGGGCGGACCAGGCGGAGGAGGTCCCTGCCGACGAAGCGGAGGAGATCCCCGGCGATGCTCGGAAGGAGCACCCGGCCGAGCAGGACCGCCCGGCCGCGCCGCTGCCCGGTGGGCTGGCGACGGCGCCGAACGTCGAGGACTGGCTGCGGCCGCTGCCCGACGGCCGGATCGAGGTCCGCAGTGGCCGGGTCGAGCTGGGACAGGGCGTACGGACGGCGCTGGCTCAGGTGGTGGCGGCCGAGCTCGGCGTACCGCTGGAACGCCTCGTCGTCCGCTCGGCCGCCACCGACGGTACGCCCGACGAGGGCTACACCGCGGGCAGCAACTCCCTGGAGGCCGGGGGAGCGGCACTGGCTCGGGCCGCCGTGGCGTACCGCCGGTTGGCAGCCCAGAACGGGGACGCGGATGGCGGGGACCCGCCTACGGGTCCGATCCGGCCGGACGACGTGCCGCGATGGGCAGGCGGCCCGGTGGGGGAGGCGGCACCGCGCAGTGACCTGCCGGCCAAGCTGACCGGGGCGCCGGCGTACGTCCACGATCTCGCGCTGCCCGGCATGCTGTACGCCCGCGCCCTGCTGCCGCCGCGTGAGAACGCCTGGCCGGCCGCTGTCGACCTCTCGGTCGCGAAGGACCTGCCCGGGGTGGAGGCTGTCGTGCACGACGGCCGGCTGCTGCTCGTGGTGGCATCCCGTGAGGAGGTCGCTGCCCGGGCGGTGCGCCGGATCGCCGGCACGACCCGATGGGAGGCCGGGCCGCCCCGGCCCGGCGTCGGCCCGGGCGCCGGACCCACCGCACAGACGAACGCGCCGGTGCGTACGCCGGTCGTGGAGGAATCCGGAGTCGAGCAGGCGCTGGAGTCGGGACGGGTGATCCGTGCCTCCTACGCCAAACCGTACGAGGCGCACGCCTCCGTGGCGCCGTCGAGCGCCTTGGCCCTGGTCGAGCCGGACCGGACCACGGTGTGGACCCACAGCCAGGGCGTCTATCCGCTGCGCCGCGAGCTCGCCGCCGCGTTCGGCCTGGCCGAGGACGCGCTGACCGTCCGGCACGTGGACGGCCCCGGCTGCTACGGGCACAACGGCGCCGACGACGCCGCGGGCTTCGCGGTGGCCGCCGCCCGTGCGGTGCCCGGCCGGCCGGTGCGGTTCCAGTACGCCGTGCAGGACGAGTTCGGGTGGGAACCGTACGGTCCGCCGATGTCGGCCGACCTGGCGGCGAGCCTCGGCGCGGATGGCCGCGTCACCGGCTGGCGGCACCGCATCCGCACCGACGCACACACCGCGCGCCCGCACGGCACCGGCGACCGGCTGGTGGTGTCCTGGTTGCGCGCGAACGCCGAGCCGCGGCCGTGGTCGGGCGGCGGTGAGGGCGGGGTACGCAGCGCCGAGCCGCTGTACGAACTCGGCGCCCGCGACATCGTGGGGGAGTACGCGCCCGGACCGCTGCGTACGTCGGCGTTGCGGTCCCTCGGCGGCTACTTCAACACCTTCGCCATCGAGTCGTTCATGGACGAGCTGGCCGAGGCCGCCGGCGCGGACCCGGTGGCGTTCCGGCTCGCCCATCTGCGCGACGAACGGGCCCGGGCGGTGCTGGAGGCGGCCGCCGCGCACGCCGGCTGGCGGGAGCGGGTAGGGCCGAGCGGGCGCGGCCAGGGCGTGGCGGTGACGAGGTACAAGAGCAGCAAGGCCTACGTCGCCCAGGTGGCCGAGGTCGACGTCGACGGCGCCACCGGATCGGTCGCGGTCCGCCGGGTGGTGGTCGCCTGCGACGCCGGCGTGGTGGTCAACCCCGACGGGCTGCGCAACCAGCTGGAGGGCGGCGTGCTGCAGGGCCTGAGCCGGGCGCTGTACGAGCAGGTACGCCACGACCGCGACGGGGTGCGGAGCCTGGACTGGACGACGTACCCGGTGCTGCGGTTCGCCGACGTGCCCGCGCTGGAGGTCGTACTCCTCGACCGGCCCGGCCGGCCGCCCCTCGGCGCCGGCGAGGCGTCCACCCCGACCACCCCGGCGGCGCTGGCCAATGCGGTCGACGACGCGGTGGGGATCCGGGTACGCGAGCTGCCGCTCACCCCGGACCGGCTGCGTGCCCGGCTGGAGGAACTCACCGACGCCGAGCTGGCCAGGGTCCGGACCTGA